A stretch of Henckelia pumila isolate YLH828 chromosome 4, ASM3356847v2, whole genome shotgun sequence DNA encodes these proteins:
- the LOC140867435 gene encoding fatty acid desaturase 4, chloroplastic — MDVVFHSNPALNKLVYGARIRHRISLPNRLIHCSAVAPPKHHRPGNLELEPKLTSRGSPVLNDPTLKSTWPQRAWVAGGCTTVLISLAKSVFAAEGSHIWLEPILAGVIGYVLADLASGVYHWGIDNYGDGGTPVFGAQIEAFQGHHKWPWIIARRQFANNLHSLAKGTIFTVLPIYFICDDPTVMGFVSVSSGCIMFSQQFHAWAHTTKSKLPPLVVALQDAGVLVSRSQHAAHHRTPYNNNYCIVSGMWNEILDESRFFEALEMAIFFKFGVRPRSWTEPDSDWTEEAETASLAP; from the coding sequence atggaCGTTGTGTTTCACTCCAATCCAGCTCTTAATAAACTTGTATACGGTGCCAGAATTCGCCATCGAATTTCCCTTCCTAACAGACTAATTCATTGCTCTGCCGTGGCGCCGCCCAAGCACCACCGTCCGGGTAACTTGGAACTCGAACCCAAGCTCACAAGCCGCGGCTCCCCGGTGCTAAATGACCCAACTTTGAAATCTACGTGGCCTCAGCGTGCATGGGTGGCAGGCGGTTGCACCACTGTGTTGATATCTCTAGCGAAATCTGTATTTGCAGCTGAGGGATCCCACATTTGGCTCGAGCCCATCTTAGCCGGCGTGATTGGCTACGTGCTGGCCGATCTCGCCTCCGGCGTCTACCACTGGGGCATCGACAACTACGGCGACGGCGGAACACCGGTCTTCGGCGCGCAAATTGAAGCGTTTCAGGGTCACCACAAGTGGCCTTGGATTATCGCACGTCGACAGTTCGCCAACAACTTACACTCGCTGGCCAAAGGCACGATTTTCACTGTCCTCCCGATATACTTCATCTGCGACGATCCGACAGTAATGGGGTTCGTTTCCGTGAGCTCGGGCTGCATTATGTTCAGTCAGCAGTTTCACGCGTGGGCTCATACCACCAAGAGCAAACTCCCGCCGTTGGTGGTGGCACTGCAAGACGCCGGAGTTCTGGTATCGAGGTCGCAACACGCGGCGCACCACCGCACACCATATAACAACAACTACTGCATAGTGAGTGGGATGTGGAATGAGATTTTGGATGAGTCGAGGTTTTTCGAGGCGCTGGAAATGGCGATTTTCTTCAAGTTTGGGGTGAGGCCAAGATCATGGACTGAACCCGACTCTGATTGGACCGAAGAAGCAGAAACTGCATCTTTGGCTCCATAA
- the LOC140864045 gene encoding vacuolar protein sorting-associated protein 22 homolog 1 produces MRRRPGIGGLQNAAAARDQYRLLGENVAKLRTDLMKEQLATFRSQLEDFARKHKNDIRKNPTFRSQFHEMCAKVGVDPLASNKGFWAELLGIGDFYYELGVQIVDICLATRPLNGGLISLEELCNVLGQRRKSAREAVSQDDCLRAISKLKVLGNGFEVISLGKKKLVRSVPTELNKDHNEILELAQGLGYVTVDEVQRRLSWASGRAIDALETLLEGGLAMIDDGHKDGRRRYWFPCVSSVSSYAVMDAV; encoded by the exons ATGAGGCGAAGACCCGGAATCGGTGGCCTGCAGAACGCCGCCGCCGCCAGG GATCAATATCGACTGCTGGGGGAAAATGTAGCAAAACTGCGGACCGATCTAATGAAAGAACAGCTCGCTACTTTTCGTTCCCAGCTTGAGGACTTTGCTCGCAAGCATAAG AATGACATCCGCAAGAATCCAACTTTTCGATCACAGTTTCATGAGATGTGTGCTAAAGTAGGAGTGGATCCTCTGGCCTCTAATAAGGGTTTTTGGGCTGAGTTATTGGGCATTGGTGACTTTTATTACGAACTTG GTGTGCAAATTGTTGATATTTGTCTGGCCACTAGACCTCTCAATGGTGGTTTGATCAGCTTGGAAGAATTATGCAATGTGCTAGGTCAAAGAAGGAAGAGTGCTCGTGAGGCTGTTTCTCAGGATGACTGTTTGAGAGCAATTAGTAAACTGAAG GTACTCGGTAATGGTTTTGAGGTGATATCTCTGGGTAAAAAGAAGCTTGTTAGATCTGTTCCTACCGAGTTGAATAAAGACCACAATGAAATTTTAGAGCTCGCTCAG GGTCTAGGCTATGTGACAGTTGATGAGGTACAAAGACGGCTCTCTTGGGCATCAGGACGTGCAATTGATGCCCTTGAAACTTTACTAGAA GGAGGTCTTGCTATGATTGATGATGGTCACAAGGATGGCAGACGTAGATATTGGTTTCCCTGTGTATCATCTGTTTCTTCCTATGCAGTGATGGATGCTGTCTAA